tGGCTATTTTGCGAGATCAAAATCTTATTAGCCTGTAATTCGAGCTCTTTTGAGAGGTCGGATTCAGATTTTTTGTTCTAACACCCTCTTGAATGCATGGCGCTTTGGCGCTTTTGActgttgtgtgagatcaaagtctctttaccttatgacccgagctcctttgggaggctTGGGAGGTCGGATTTTAACTTTTCACTTGTGGTCCAGTGCCCCAATCTCTTATGTGAGGTTGGAACTGTGttcttatgtgttgtttttgtgcGTTGTTGTCGTATGCCGCTGTTTGCTGTGAGCATacagtattttttaataaaaagcgaAAGAATAGTTCTCTTCGTCCTCTCAGCTCAATTTTATAGTGCGGGCGGTCTTTTTCCGAGGCCagccacctacctcactgagggcttgctCATGATTCAGGCTCTTTGACCTTACATgaaattcaggctcattggccttactgtcgctttatcatctcagccggttttgtggtgccgggagtcattttccgaggcccgtcacctacctcactgaggtcttgcacaagattcaggctttTTGGCCTTATTGTCACTTCCAGACTctttagccttgcatgggattcagactcattggccttactgtcgcttcatcatctcagccgattttgtggtgccgggggtcatTTTCCGAGGCTGGTCAACTACTTCACTGAGGTTTTGTGCAAGGTTCAGGctttttggccttactgtcgcttccaggctctctagccttgcatgagattcaggctcattggccttactgtcgcttcttagtcggttttgtggtgccggggccATTTTTTAAGCCCGGTCACCtatctcactgaggtcttgcgcaagattcaggttctttggccttactgtcgcttcatcgtctcagccggttttgtggtgctggggtCATTttttgagcccggtcacctatctcactgaggtcttgcgcaagattcaggctctttggccttactctTTCTTCTGaattttttctgcaaaataagaggtTGCACAGAGCATATATAATGAGTATactcgttgttaattcaataatgtTCATCTATAAATAATATGCCGCACATGACACTTAGCTTTATATTTAAGATTAATGTAAACATTAGCTCTAACTAACAATATTAACTCAtgcaatttaaatattcaataaataatattttgcatgtgtaaatttctccaagatttttcaatctataaaatacatgatctttttcttAGGAATGTCTGTgctaacattaataataaaattttcatgataatacttgaattttaatattatgtagtgtatcaaaatatttaaacttagagaagtatactttaattaaatttagcatTATTATTTACATGCAATGCATATCTTTTAATAATCTATGAAATCCTTTGtattcaataataattaataaaaaacaattaCCAGTATCTAAAGGCAGTTTTGAAATTCTAAAGCAAAATAATAAGCATACACAGCAAGAGGCAATTTTGAATAGTTGGAGACTTTTCACCTGAGCTTTTCCGTCGATCTATTTTTCATCATTTGTTGTGCAGTCCGACCTCGCCTATTTGTTTTCCAATCAAAGAGTTGTCCAATCTACCCAATCTGCTTTATTTTTTCTCGTagatccttcttttttttttctttttatttatttattaattttctctctaatTTACTAACTTGGGACCTTATAGCCGACCTGCCCATCTAACATTTACAACATATATACGACCGACCTCacaatttcaataaatatatacgtcaccttttattttctatagaaaatattaaaattttatactcaaAGTTAAGTATTTCGATCTGAAATTTCACTTCACCAGgtttcaaagaaaaagttagtagtaataaaatttaataaatattaaaataaactatctgAAAGACTATCAAAATAATCCTGAACATAAtgaatctttcttttcagctgggttattgTAAACCTATAGCTTTCTTTTTGTATAAACTTTCATACcttcatgtggatctcaatgggtgaatTTAGGAACTTTAGAGATAGTAAAAATCTATTTCGTTCCCACATACGACGCCAATTGATATCTTATTTTCCTCTtactccatgatagatctggttttcttcttgctCCCTCATATGGGTCCATCATAGGAGTCTCTCAATATTCGatttgatgaaaggacctgcaaaataaggaaagatggtcaggggtctaccggggatGCCCTCGGTGGAGACCCTCTGACGTTCAAGTTAGGTTCATGAACTGATGTAGTATGGATAGGCAATGAttagagagaaaaataaaaatctggaGCTTCGCCTCCAAGAGGGAAGAAGAAGACCCCCTAAAAAGAAGGTCCCCCCTCCTTTTTACCTGCCGTGACATCTCCCCCTTTCTGCTATTGTGCTACATGTCTATGTCACTCAAGCTTgtacgtacggacgtgtcagacCCCTTCTCCATGCCAGACAGTCATTTAATTCCCCCGGCGCGCGTGCGGGTAGGGCTGTAAAGTGATTGGAATAGCTCCTCTCCCTCATGTCACATCACCGGGCTAGACTTCTTCCTGCTAGATCTGGGCTCGCGGGTAACCTATCCGACCCGGTGTGTCTGGATCAAGACCTGAGATGCTGAGTTGGTCAGCCTAAGGGATTTTATGGGTTTTGGGATAGCTAATTCACTTAGACCTGATCTTGCCCAAGGTGGATGAGGCCCAGCGGTCATTAACTGCAATATTGTAGATCTCATCTTAGTATTTGGCACTAGCAGTCTTTTCAAACTTATTGTTATAAAATGATTCAGTTAGCAATAGTTAGAAGCAACGTATAATAGGCCTTTTGATGCAGCTCATGCAGATACTAAGATCCGTTTATTGGATCAGCTTCATACTTTGTGGTAGCGGGAGGAACTACATCTGAAACAACATTCTTGAGTACAATGACTGAAAAAAGAGGATAGAAATAATAGATTCTTTCATTTGTCTACCATTCAATAATGTTAGTATAATCTTATTATTCGTCTTTAAACTAATACAAGTATCAGGTTCTCTTCCTTATTCTTTCTTTGGTCACACCAATGATTAACGAGGCTTTAATGTTACCCTTATTTAATGCTGAAATTAAGGTCGCTGTGTTTCAATTGGATGGTGATAAATCGTCTAGTCATGGGTCACTCCGGCGTTTGGAATTCACACCCTAAGAGCTATGGGCCTGATTATCGTACCTGCATGGAAACCCCCATGGATTGATTAGGAACTACGAGCTCATGTGTTGCAGACAGTGCTTTTATAGTAATGCTAAGGAAATTAGCTTCATCGAGTATAGCTTAAGGATAGACACGTGTTCCATTTTCACAAAAGGAGCATGTAAATATAATTCAAGTGGCAGTACTTAACCTGACTTAATTCAGcgattaaaaacatttaagggTGGAAGTTCTAGCTCTCATGCTCCAATTCTCAATTAAGAAAGAGAGTAATAGCTTTGAGTTGGATGAATTTCAAGATGATGCTTAACTATTTGGTTTTTTTTGTTAAACTTTGAATTGATGGCGTACAACGGGTATATTGGACTGCCGtgcgactttttttttttttttttcttgttggcCACTGtagcattaattttttataatatgacatttaatttaatttacttttaataaaaatttaaatttatttatttattttgttttaatcaATCTCTTTAGCTTATTAAATATGGACCATTAGATTAAACATCAATTCATCATAGCCATTCAACTGAATCTATAAATATATCTCTTCTTCTATAACCCTGACACTCTGCTTCTCTGTCCCTTCTGTTTCTTACAGTCGCGTTGCCATGTTCTCCTCATCTTCTTCTCATTAGGACGATTAAACAAACCCTAGAGAACCAAAGCCCTTCAAAGGAGCAAGGGGCATTTTGTCAATGTAACTTAACCTATTTCACTGTTCTAAGCAGTACATTTTCTATCTTTTATTATCCTTCTTTTCTCTTGTGAGCTGTGActaaatttggtttgattttcagTTGATTCAGGAAATAGGAGTGAGGTGATAAGAATCCAAAACTCACAGCGCAGGCAGTGAAGTGATGGCCCAATCGAAAGCTCTCTCATCTTATGCCTCCCTCAATTTTCATTGCCGCAATAGAGGTGCTGATGCTACTCCTGCTGTTGCATTTCctactctttcttttttttttttcccaattttttatttgatttcacTTGTAAAATTTTTGTACAAGTATTGAATCATCTCTGTTTCCAGATGGGTTGCACTACAATCACAAACCATCCTCTACTCAGAAATCAATTGCTTCATTTCAAGCGGTAACTCATTTTGATAATCTTTGGGCTGTgggttaaattattttctttttgttttcccttAATCTTTTATTGTTTGCAGTTAGGGGCAAAATGGAGTGATCTTCGTGGTTGTGCTCTTTCGGGTCGTACGCGCAATGTTCTTCAAACCCGTTGCAAGAGAGGTGTGTCTGtgcgtgtgtgtgtgtgtacgtgtgttttcttttttctcaatcATTATCTCCCTCtgctttaatgtattttttttttcgttgGTTACTGGCTTGGTTGGGAGGAGTGAGGTTGATGGGATTCATTACTATCTTTGACGGCTATAAAAATTTTTGGGTGTTCGAATATATAAAGAACGTGTTTGATATGATGTAGTTTAATCTGATGGAATGTAaatgaaaatggaaaaaaagGAATTATAATTCCATTAAACCGATTTGTCTCTATGATGCTTTGCTGGTTAGTTTTGGCATAAGCTTTTTAGGATTGCACAATGCTTATGTTGTATGGTTTTAGTTCATAAATTCTGCATGCTAACACATTGTGCTGTTGACCCCTTTATCTATAGCCATTCAAGCAGTTTTAAGTAGTGATGCAAAACTGGAAACAAATGAAGCCACAAAGAGTAAAGGGCTGCGAGGCCAGTTAAACAAGGTTGTTTTAGCCTATAGTGGTGGCTTAGACACCTCAGTTATTGTCCCATGGTTGAGGTATGTTGCTTGTGTTAAATTTTAATCACTTGCTTTAATCAAAAGAACTAGGACTTGTAGTTAATTTTGAAATCCTATTCTTTCCACTTTCAATATGTGACCAAACAGGAGATTAgaatagaaaatgaagaaaccAAAAATCCAGGAGTTACCTTAGATTAAAAAAACAACTCTCCCCTTATAGCTGCTGAAAAGCCCTATATATAATGTCGTGGGATCCCTTTTCTGTTAGCATCTCCAAGTGGCATTTCCTCCTTGATTCCGTCTCCAGACGCATGCATCTAGATGCATACTTCCATTCAAATGTCCGTGCCTCTTTCTGCTTTCTGCTGTATGCTTGTAAATTGTCTTGGGCCTAAATTCACCCCTCCTGGGCATCTGGCTGCCATCCTTCAGCTCCTGCTATGAAgtcatcacataaaacatgtgAATGGAAGCTTGATCTTGACCTGTCAAGGTTTCCCCTTCTATGATATTTTAGTGAGTGAAGTTGTTCAAACTTGCACAAAGTTTCTTGATAAGGATAAagagtttaaaatatataaaaaggaaATGCAAAATTTATTGTGTCATTATGATCTCATACACAATACATATTCTGCATCTAGGGATATTATGCTAATCTAACTTAGATGAACTGCTGTAATGTATTTTTGGATTGATCAAGTATTCATAGTGAATTTTGCTAGGAATCATTTAGTGCTTGGCATCTAGAAAAATACATACtctttttcttgatttttttttcttatagaaACAAGTTCTGGAAATTTGCATACTACAGCCCTTAGACTTTGTTATAGTCTGCATGCCTGCTTTTTCTTCTGAAATATTTTCATTACTTCTGCTCTTGTTCCAGAGAAAATTATGGTTGTGAGGTTGTTTGCTTCACTGCTGATGTTGGTCAGGTACGCTAATGGAGCAAAATCCATACTTGACTCTTTTACTTATTCCCAGTTGAAACTTCTTAATTGTTTGTTATGGTACCTTCTTTTTGTGTGTGTGCTTAATAGGAAGTTCAAAATTTCCAGGGATTAAAGGAATTGGAAGGCTTGGAAGAAAAGGCCAAGGCAAGTGGGGCTTGCCAgctggtggtgaaggacttaaaGGAAGAATTTGTCAGAGATTATATTTTTCCTTGCTTGCGAGCTGGTGCAATATACGAGAGGAAATACTTGTTGGGGACCTCAATGGCTCGCCCTGTAATTGCCAAGGTTGGCAAATAACTgtatttctaatttaaaaattctactGAGAGTTAACATAAATATCAAGCAATCATGATGAAAAGTGTACTATAATTTGTAGGTGTAATAGAAGTGTATTTGCcttctttattattttcttaaactgAGAAAAGGTTCAATGTGCCTCTTTCTTGTCCTTTCTTTCGTtcatgaaataaaagaaaatataggtTCACTTTGATGGAGGCATACCtacgtatttatttatttatttatttttttgtttatatGGTTGCATAATGTTGTTTATAAGTTGCTTTTATTTGCTTTTGATTATATTTTCAATGGCATGATAGGCGATGGTGGATGTTGCTAAAGAAGTTGGAGCTGATGCTGTTGCTCACGGATGCACAGGAAAAGGAAATGATCAGGCAAGTATTGCAATTGAGTCCTCTATAATTGTTAGCTTGTAAGTTGTAACTCTATAATAGTTAGTTTGTATATGTTCTGACAATCTCGTCTGGCTTATTTGTCCGTCCAGGTTCGCTTTGAGCTCACCTTCTTTGCACTAAATCCTGAACTAAATGTTGTGGCTCCTTGGCGAGAATGGGATATCAAGGGAAGGGAAGATGCCATTGAATATGCCAAGAAACATAATGTGCCTGTCCCTGTGACTAAGAAATCCATATACAGCAGAGACAGAAACTTGTGGCACTTAAGCCATGAGGTTTGTATATCAACTTCATAAAATTGAAGCTGTAAATTCTTCCTATATGGAGATTTGTGAAGGCAAACATCTTATTCATTTTCAATTTACAGGTAGGGGTGTGTATGAGAAAATTTAACCTTAGAATTGTCTACtcaaatatttcttttattgctGTTCTTATCATTTTCTGAAGCACACACTTGAAAACGTGATTTTCATGTATGCTATTTTGTGTAGATTAGGTGTCATTGTCCAACTTAGGTACATTTTCAAGAAGGCATCACTTGAAATTGAAGTAACTGGCAGTTAGCCATAGCTCTAATAATTTTATGGGTCCAAAGGTCTCCTGCTTTTAAATATCTGATGAAAGAAGAAGCTCGCAGGACAAATTTTATGCCAAGTCAAATGTAAATTGCTTATATGGCATAAGGAAGGCCATATATCTATAGGTTAAATAGTGATTGGTGGAATGGGTGAAAGAGACAATAAACTCTATTGCCCTCCCTCTGACAGTTTAGTGCTGCAAAGGGATAATTCTTTTGCTAGTCGTACATTTGTGCATTTCCGTTTCTAGGAAACTAAATGGTTGGTTCTTTATAAAGCCAATCTAGTCTCACTTTTGAAACATCTCTATCTTCTATTAGTGCTGAGAGTCGAGTCCAAATTCTGATCACTCTATTCCAtggttttcttttttatatctaTACACATGTCCTGTGGCAATACAATTGCTCAAAATGGCCAGGAAAAGGTGTATGGACTTTTTGGATGGCAATTTTTAGATCTCCTACAGTCCTAGACTGTGAGCATGATGCTTATGTTTATAGAAAACTAGATAAAATTTTCTGAAAACATAGCATTCTCTTATCAAGCAATAAATTTGGCAGTTAAAGTGCTTTGGAACACAAGCTGCTGAAACTCTCGGTGTTTTGATTAGCCTAATATTAGAAGTTTCCAGTGTTTTTTTTGGCCATATGGTTATAAGCTGATTCTAGATCATCTCTAATTGTCGTTTGCTTTGGGAATTATGTGCGCGTCTATCATGTCCTGATAAGTGGACCAATCTGATATTTTTTAGCCCTTTTTGCAAAAATCTTCTGCTTATGTAAGCTAATGAAGCATAACATCCATAAGCAACCATAGGAAGAAAGAAATGTATTCTAGCTTTGGTATCAGCCAAGACAAAATAGCCTAAATGTTCTGtacaaattgaattgatttttcaGTATTGCCCTAAATGTTAATGAATTTAAATCCCACCTGTAACCTTCCAAAATAATCTTTGGTTGAGCTCCCTTAgctacaatgcttcataagagATGATCTGGTGGTTTTgtgtaattttcaaaattttgatgGCTTCCTTCTCCAGGGTGATATCTTGGAAGACCCAGCTAACGAGCCAAAGAAAGATATGTATATGATGTCTGTTGATCCAGAAGATGCACCTAATCAACCTGAGTAAGTTTCcatgtaaatattttaatatcaacATTTTGTTTCTCATGTCTTCATCTTAACGCTAAcatgcattttattttttatgtattttaattcttttagatTTGTAGAGATTGGTATAGAGTCGGGGCTTCCAATTTCAGTAAATGGGAAGAAGCTGTCACCGGCTTCTCTTCTTTCTGAGCTAAATGAAATTGGTGGGAGACACGGTATTGGCCGTATTGACATGGTTGAAAACAGACTTGTTGGTATGAAAAGCCGTGGAGTCTATGAAACTCCTGGAGGATCCATTCTTTTCACTGCTGCTCGTGAATTGGAGTCTTTAACTCTTGATCGAGAAACGATGCAAGTTAAAGATTCACTTGCCCTGAAGTATGCTGAACTAGTGTATGCTGGCAGGTGGTTTGACCCATTGCGCGAGTCTATGGACGCATTCATGGAGAAGATCACAGAGAAAACAACTGGATCTGTAACACTTAAGTTGTACAAGGGATCTGTATCAGTAACCAGTCGCACAAGCCCCAATAGTCTGTACAGGCAAGACATCTCGTCCTTCGAGAGTGGACAAATATATGATCAGGCTGATGCAGCTGGCTTCATACGTCTATACGGTCTTCCGATGAAGGTTAGGGCAATGCTTGAGAAGGGAATCTGATGATTTCTCTTTTTTACTGCTCTGCTATCTCATGATAGTTTAGACTTATTTCTGATGTTCCATAGACATGCAATTAGATGTACTGTCTTTTTGTCGGAGTAGTTTTTGCTTGTTTGTATGATCTTTGGATAATAATTTTCTTGACCATATTTAACTCGTTTCAAACGTGTTCACAATGGAGGTTTGGTTCAacctgaattgaattaaaaaaaaaaaaaaaaaaaaaccgaaaTGATACAACGGCAACTCGACTGAATCAAAATGATGGAAAACTGAATTAAAAtgattcagtttgttcataTTTTGCAGCATATGAATTCATTTGCATAgtgtttggttcaattttatGGTTCAATTATTAGAATTAtgtgaaatttaattgaatttcaaatagaattaatttaaaaagaatatttatgattttgtttgatataatttaaaatgtataatttaattgaattttatataaattttatttggtttaattttaaaattgaaattcatttgtttttaatttttaaattatttttaaaaacaaagtgtatatatatataatttttttattattaaaaaaaattattcactgtatatgtaaataattaaataataataataataatcacaactaataaaacataaatttagtaaaaatatatttataaaattaaaataaattaacatgAGAGTTGATATTAGCATACTTTTATAGCATACTTTTAAATAAGAAAGTTAATTTTCATTGTGTTGTTTAGTAgtatctattatttttatttaatatttataaaataatataaaaattaaaaaaaatataattttttattaaaatgatttttaataatttattttgaaatcattaattttttttcaatgatttattaatttttaattatttatttaattaattaataaaataaataataatttaaaaaaatgttttattagttaaatttcatagaattcattttaaattttatcaaaactggaaggtattaattttattatgactaattttatagaatttaatttttaaaattgaattttaatttttttttaagcatCACActcaaaatataaattcaatttgaaATCCACAAAATTTAAGGAATTGAAATTGAAACATAGTGTTAAATTTCGTTCTTTCACCTTTTTTTTGGCTCGTTACTCGGTATCTAGTAATCACAGCCAAGAACAAAATTAATCACGTTCCCATCCCAGCAGCCACTCAATATCTCAAATTCTCAATTAACCTCAGTATCAGATATCGAGAaatcagaataaaaataaaaactcaaaaAGTAAAATTGATATCCTGAGACAATTTTAAAGTAGAGTAGGTAAAACATTATACAACGTTATTTATCCTCAATTTAGCTATTGAGCAATGCAGTTTTTCTGAaaaaagtaatgtaatgtaatgttctATGTTTTCAATCGCTAGTAACaaattttatatgaatattatttaaagtctcaaattaaaattttattttataaattttacatatatatcatatatatatatatatgattatattttttaaatatgaaaatattatttatttattataatttaaaatgctTTAAAATCAACTTCACATTGAAACAATTCTAatgatatatttttcttttcatataTTAATCGGCTATGACGTattgtataataaaattatatctaataaatataaaattattttttatattttgaaaatcgtTAATTGCATTTActttattgaaattaataaattttaccttAGTGCTATTGGAGTTATTTGGATATCGAGAATTCAAAATCTAATCAAAACCAATTATATCcaaaatattatctttatctagtaaaataattataattataaacaataaatctctatattatcatttaaatcattaaaatcgtTAGCTCATGATACAAGCAATGTCACATGATAGGATGCATTTAAATGTAAACTAAAGGCTATCATCTTTGCTGCTAACAGATGATTGCCGTTTTGTTTGTTGTTGATTCCTAGCCGTAAGGACCCTTTGCATGGCTTCCACAAATTGCGTCACTTGATGTTTTTTGTGCTCTCCTCCTGCTCGCCTTGGAGGATCTCGGGTTTCCGATTCCGAGTACCACCGCTCATCGTCTTGTCGGAGTTGACACTTATCAAGCTTCACATACTTCATTTCAGGAGTTCTTATAACTTGTGATTGTAATTTCAGCACACTCCATTAATATATAGgtgaaaactttaaaaattatattaacataaaactttaaaaattttaatttaaaaagaatactcatataattatctaattaaattaaaaaatttaaattataattaaaataaatttataattaaagtaaattacattttaatatataaattttaacataattaatgtaTCGGtttctatattttcaaaatcgaaTAGTTAAATTTCTGTATAATTAATTCGTTTAAATTGAAGATCATTCCAtttataattcattaattaaccGGTTAAAGAGAGAATGAATATTTTAAACGTCTAAAATATTTCCATAAacacttaaattatttttaatatggataaaaaaatatatattatataaactatACTTTGGTTGctatattttaatgtaatggATGGAccagttcttatatttttaaaattaaattcttatatttctctatatttaatccacctaaaattatattttttctatttattataaACATTAGCTCAAATTAGTGGATGATAAAACTTATAAAAGTATAATTCTTTTCTAAAatatcatttataaaaatttataatttacttaaaaattaatcgatactaatctaattttataaaaattttaaaaatgttttattatgacATCTTTGGATGTCCTCGTATGCTattgcattttaattttaaaattttaacccgATTACCTTTCCAAGCTCGAATCCTCCCACATATTCAATCTTTTTTAAGTGGTTTCCCAGAGATCTTTATCATTAATGCAACCTCGATTTTGCTCATTCAAGGAGTTGTATTTAGTACctctaaaaaatataattgtcTGCTTAGTCAGTAATGTGAGTTGGCTTGGATTACTAAGTGTTGCGCTCTTTGGGATGCAAAGGCGACCAACAGAAGCTCGACTGGTTGGAGAGGAGAGGAAAGCCCAGCCCCCTAACCTAATGCGGCACCGGGTTTGGACCGCAAGGAACCGTAGTATGCGGAACGTCTTATCCTTTTACCGTCGCAAGGCTGGCTAATCGAGTACCCCTAATTTTGGAAGGCATACGAATCGgaatgctatgttgaatgtGCAACCGATACTATATTATGTAGGTACCTGTGCAGACAAGACCTAATATTGtttataaaactttataatttatttaaaaattaat
The genomic region above belongs to Manihot esculenta cultivar AM560-2 chromosome 3, M.esculenta_v8, whole genome shotgun sequence and contains:
- the LOC110611853 gene encoding argininosuccinate synthase, chloroplastic isoform X2 → MAQSKALSSYASLNFHCRNRDGLHYNHKPSSTQKSIASFQALGAKWSDLRGCALSGRTRNVLQTRCKRAIQAVLSSDAKLETNEATKSKGLRGQLNKVVLAYSGGLDTSVIVPWLRENYGCEVVCFTADVGQGLKELEGLEEKAKASGACQLVVKDLKEEFVRDYIFPCLRAGAIYERKYLLGTSMARPVIAKAMVDVAKEVGADAVAHGCTGKGNDQVRFELTFFALNPELNVVAPWREWDIKGREDAIEYAKKHNVPVPVTKKSIYSRDRNLWHLSHEGDILEDPANEPKKDMYMMSVDPEDAPNQPEFVEIGIESGLPISVNGKKLSPASLLSELNEIGGRHGIGRIDMVENRLVGMKSRGVYETPGGSILFTAARELESLTLDRETMQVKDSLALKYAELVYAGRWFDPLRESMDAFMEKITEKTTGSVTLKLYKGSVSVTSRTSPNSLYRQDISSFESGQIYDQADAAGFIRLYGLPMKVRAMLEKGI
- the LOC110611853 gene encoding argininosuccinate synthase, chloroplastic isoform X1, which gives rise to MAQSKALSSYASLNFHCRNRDGLHYNHKPSSTQKSIASFQALGAKWSDLRGCALSGRTRNVLQTRCKRAIQAVLSSDAKLETNEATKSKGLRGQLNKVVLAYSGGLDTSVIVPWLRENYGCEVVCFTADVGQEVQNFQGLKELEGLEEKAKASGACQLVVKDLKEEFVRDYIFPCLRAGAIYERKYLLGTSMARPVIAKAMVDVAKEVGADAVAHGCTGKGNDQVRFELTFFALNPELNVVAPWREWDIKGREDAIEYAKKHNVPVPVTKKSIYSRDRNLWHLSHEGDILEDPANEPKKDMYMMSVDPEDAPNQPEFVEIGIESGLPISVNGKKLSPASLLSELNEIGGRHGIGRIDMVENRLVGMKSRGVYETPGGSILFTAARELESLTLDRETMQVKDSLALKYAELVYAGRWFDPLRESMDAFMEKITEKTTGSVTLKLYKGSVSVTSRTSPNSLYRQDISSFESGQIYDQADAAGFIRLYGLPMKVRAMLEKGI